In Nymphaea colorata isolate Beijing-Zhang1983 chromosome 3, ASM883128v2, whole genome shotgun sequence, a genomic segment contains:
- the LOC116251430 gene encoding uncharacterized protein LOC116251430 has protein sequence MARVRRASHAGSWYTDNAFKLEEELDGWLKASGVTKSAGVRGVIAPHAGYSYSGRCAAYAFANIDPENIARVFLLGPSHHYYTPRCALTRTTVYKTPLGDLPIDLEVNEELKATGKFELMDVQVDEAEHSMEMHLPYLAKVFHGWPVKIVPILVGALNAENEAMYGQILAKYADDPKNFFSVSSDFCHWGSRFNYLHYDKKYGAIYKSIEALDKMGMDIIETGDPNVFKEYLLEFENTICGRHPISVFLHMLKHSSAKMKISFVRYEQSSQCRSMRDSSVSYGSATARATD, from the exons CATTCAAACTTGAGGAGGAGCTTGATGGGTGGCTGAAGGCATCTGGGGTTACGAAATCTGCTGGTGTCCGGGGTGTAATTGCACC CCATGCAGGTTACTCATATTCAGGTCGTTGTGCAGCTTATGCATTTGCTAACATAGACCCAGAAAATAT TGCTCGGGTGTTTCTGCTTGGCCCTTCACACCATTATTATACTCCAAGATGTGCTCTTACAAGAACCACAGTCTACAAGACCCCTCTTGGTGACCTGCCAATTGATCTAGAAG TCAATGAAGAACTGAAGGCAACTGGAAAATTTGAGCTTATGGATGTTCAAGTAGATGAAGCAGAACATAGCATGGAGATGCATTTGCCTTACTTGGCCAAAGTTTTTCATGG TTGGCCAGTGAAGATTGTACCCATTCTGGTTGGTGCACTTAATGCGGAAAATGAAGCAATGTATGGGCAGATATTGGCTAAATATGCAGATGACCCTAAGAATTTCTTTTCCGTATCATCAGACTTTTGTCACTGGGGTTCACG GTTTAACTATCTACACTATGATAAGAAGTATGGGGCCATATACAAATCTATTGAGGCTCTAGACAAAATGGGGATGGATATAATAGAGACTGGAGACCCTAACGTTTTCAAAGAATATTTATTGGAATTTGAAAACACAATATGTGGACGACACCCCATAAGTGTTTTTCTTCAT ATGTTGAAACACAGTTCGGCAAAGATGAAGATTAGTTTTGTTCGGTACGAACAATCTAGTCAATGCAGAAGCATGAGGGATAGCAGCGTAAGCTACGGTTCTGCAACAGCAAGGGCAACCGATTGA